A single region of the Theileria annulata chromosome 4, complete sequence, *** SEQUENCING IN PROGRESS *** genome encodes:
- a CDS encoding uncharacterized protein (Tap579b07.q1c.C.cand.84 - score = 88.73;~SMART pfam:SAC3_GANP (PF03399) at aa 101-392, E()=1.60e-08), giving the protein MYNEPPDYLSVQTGQAWDNPLLMPLDNSQLLYILLNFQDSNSFLTNDNSKSFIGRNHGMCSEKEYNQKVQMNTANDLERDASRNVNPKLTLKSFQRSDAFRTFKPEDVRPAFWCRRTIYYSLSHFVDADINRKPYLMDKPFGYIDVYNFLRDRLRSIWQDLTVQRCTKHRGYIESFEISIRFLIYSNELLSQNDEYDEKQNLVLLNTCLDKLMNGYDDVRASLGRVHGSNPLGDGKCLNLDNRLYNLVLSTLTYMSPHEAEFWSYRLLLLIPQILTPGSSATFCDTCQRMPVEIKRHPLVKYSISSCLAAVSGNVYLYFKLMNNPKCHPLQAALMNRFSSCVRIRFLFNISNFKLVKDSVNPLNYDTLTQLLGYEDLNGVVELLQRYNVNASNVTKGSDLVELEKVDMEKLIHDNSYLSKVCGKVQTTSRVVLGKFSGYKYRQLIMDPDFRAPSITPQDIPSNIQYNLEEKNERDFKVPDLPTTVNIPKSEYNEQSQPDNINRVVEQIKSPEYVPDVYKPAPVEENFLYGEKIRLKLMELRKLNMVKLELNNSSPNLSFDQINSRQLNSILNFFYANTDNSVRKVKSSKGIASNQKDNNINILVSSKKRQKTGEKINGKQKLSKPNEINYGHVKSNEIYLSIEGSKLYLESEYNKVKSQYNFTKYNNMCNECDERVKIRIYKFLSQSVTKTNKELGRKLYRLLCKLSKVSHRFVKNKGNFKTLVKIFKLISSKNFYKIDPKSFKSYFKKFFIPLMSKAPGQILNILLKTINAVTSIKEQEVPLNSIFKEIMEVFSNEVNTIVNKTYEGMAEVVENSIVEYDPGIWGNGVLLHISLFNLYTPDQSSNGLGEGVGNGIANFKNNIQDYFNNNYSIHHKQDIVNLLTNNTKTVNNYENMGKRFEVVEGRDIMSQRLLVNKVEYRNNTMKNSVNIPFALNISFNAKDAVFLKEICLSNGLSNRYMESSGMYRINPHVVLFSCTKPISINNNNYIYNLFNGIDPGKRLLFGDELSIIDSLTILSYLANLQDFSTKIVVCYRLNIAKLDMLLLHKLMSGCKNSFCTHRSGNHANLLNKLINNVNEELLSSLIEQGVVHNTPNAIRQSINFCCTGFEYRTSLNNYTYYNTPNNNLNGNNNINNDIKGIKETQEILVARLLYEGDLRNVLVRVCKEVVRSGSVRLMQNAVELPNLSKLLLDIIKAENYINEVLLNPQGLLSNSLQKVINCIILKFPEELWNLYDGVGDKLECYSKNSLITLLMSLKDRIRSTPLPRVNNNSPRSMESKNTVLERYIESVMECYRIEGYKVPYIIAHFLKNIKSV; this is encoded by the exons ATGTATAATGAACCACCGGATTACTTATCTGTTCAGACCG ggCAAGCTTGGGATAATCCACTACTTATGCCCCTTGACAACAGCCAACTACTTTACATTCTGCTCAATTTTCAGGATTCAAACTCATTCCTCACAAACGATAACTCCAAATCATTCATAG GAAGAAACCATGGAATGTGTAGCGAAAAGGAATATAACCAGAAGGTACAAATGAACACAGCAAATGACCTGGAACGTGACGCATCAAGAAATGTAAACCCGAAACTCACACTAAAAAGTTTCCAGAGGTCAGATGCATTCAGAACATTTAAACCCGAAGATGTTCGCCCAGCCTTTTGGTGCCGTAGAACCATTTATTACTCACTTTCACATTTTGTCGATGCTGATATCAACCGCAAGCCATATTTGATGGACAAACCCTTTGGATACATAgatgtgtataattttctaaGAGATAGACTAAGGAGTATTTGGCAGGATTTAACAGTGCAACGCTGTACAAAGCACCGAGGATATATTGAGTCATTTGAGATCAGCATACGTTTCCTAATTTACtcaaatgaattattatcGCAAAATGATGAATACGATGAGAAGCAAAACCTCGTGTTGCTTAACACATGCCTGGATAAGTTAATGAATGGCTATGATGACGTAAGAGCCTCGCTTGGCAGAGTTCATGGTAGTAATCCACTAGGTGATGGTAAGTGTTTGAATTTGGATAATAGACTGTATAACTTAGTGCTAAGTACATTAACATATATGTCACCGCATGAGGCTGAATTCTGGTCATATCGGCTACTACTCCTAATACCTCAGATACTGACTCCAGGAAGTTCTGCTACCTTTTGCGACACATGCCAGAGGATGCCAGTTGAAATTAAGAGACATCCGCTTGTAAAGTATTCAATATCATCATGCCTAGCGGCTGTTTCAGGAAACGTATACCTGTACTTTAAGCTGATGAACAACCCAAAGTGCCACCCGCTCCAAGCGGCACTGATGAACCGTTTCTCTTCATGTGTAAGAATTAGATTTTTGTTCAACATTtccaattttaaattagttaagGACTCAGTTAATCCACTTAACTACGATACACTAACGCAACTCTTGGGCTACGAAGATCTCAATGGAGTTGTTGAACTATTGCAGAGATATAACGTGAATGCCAGTAATGTGACAAAGGGGTCAGACCTGGTGGAATTGGAAAAGGTTGACAtggaaaaattaatacatGATAATAGTTACCTGTCAAAAGTGTGCGGAAAGGTACAGACGACTAGCAGAGTAGTTCTGGGGAAGTTTTCAGGGTATAAATATAGGCAGCTGATTATGGACCCAGATTTCAGAGCGCCATCCATAACACCACAAGATATTCCCTCCAACattcaatataatttggaaGAAAAGAATGAAAGAGATTTTAAAGTACCAGATTTACCAACTACTGTGAACATCCCAAAAAGTGAATACAATGAACAGTCTCAACCagataatataaatagGGTAGTAGAGCAGATAAAGAGTCCAGAATATGTCCCAGATGTTTATAAACCTGCACCAGtagaagaaaattttttatatggCGAAAAAATAAGATTGAAACTGATGGAGCTGAGAAAACTCAATATGGTCAAGTTGGAACTGAACAATTCATCaccaaatttatcatttgatCAAATTAACTCAAGACAGCTCAATtcaattttgaattttttcTACGCCAATACAGATAATAGTGTTCGCAAGGTTAAAAGTAGTAAGGGAATAGCCAGTAATCAAAAGGAtaataacataaatatattagttaGTAGTAAAAAGAGGCAAAAAACTGGTGAAAAGATAAATggaaaacaaaaattaagtAAACCAAATGAGATAAATTATGGCCATGTTAAAAGTAATGAAATATACTTGAGCATAGAGGGCAGTAAACTATATTTGGAAAGTGAATATAATAAGGTAAAATCGCAGTATAACTTTACtaaatacaataatatGTGTAATGAGTGTGATGAAAGAGTCAAGATCagaatttataaattccTATCGCAATCAGTAACTAAAACTAATAAGGAGCTAGGGCGAAAACTTTATAGATTGttatgtaaattatctAAGGTATCCCATAGATTTGTGAAAAATAAaggaaattttaaaactttggttaaaattttcaagCTCATTTCCTCAAAGAATTTCTATAAAATCGATCCGAaatcttttaaatcatACTTTAAGAAGTTTTTTATCCCTTTGATGTCAAAAGCACCCGGACAAATTCTgaacattttattaaagaCGATTAATGCAGTAACTAGTATTAAAGAACAAGAAGTGCCattaaatagtatatttaaGGAAATAATGGAAGTATTTAGTAATGAAGTGAATACAATTGTGAATAAAACGTATGAAGGAATGGCTGAAGTGGTTGAAAATAGTATAGTGGAGTATGACCCAGGCATTTGGGGGAATGGTGtattattacacatttcattatttaatttatatacgCCGGACCAAAGTAGTAATGGACTAGGTGAAGGAGTTGGGAATGGAATAGcaaatttcaaaaataatattcaggattattttaataataattattcaatacACCATAAACAAGATATAGTCAATCTCCTTACAAATAACACTAAAACggttaataattatgaaaatatgGGTAAGAGGTTTGAAGTAGTAGAGGGAAGGGATATTATGTCACAAAGATTGTTAGTGAATAAAGTAgaatatagaaataataCTATGAAAAACAGTGTTAACATACCTTTTgcattaaatatatcatttaaCGCTAAGGATGCCGTTTTTTTAAAGGAAATTTGCCTAAGTAATGGCCTTAGTAACAGGTATATGGAGTCATCAGGAATGTATAGGATTAATCCACATGTTGTGTTATTTTCGTGTACAAAACCAATAAGCATAAACaataataactatatatataaccTTTTCAACGGGATTGACCCAGGAAAAAGGCTGCTTTTTGGTGATGAGCTGTCAATTATCGATTCATTGACAATTTTGTCTTATTTGGCTAATTTACAAGATTTCTCAACCAAGATTGTGGTGTGTTATAGATTAAACATAGCAAAATTGGATATGCTTCTGTTGCATAAATTAATGAGTGGATGCAAAAATAGTTTTTGTACTCACAGATCGGGAAATCACgctaatttattaaataaactcATTAACAATGTTAACGAAGAGTTGTTAAGTTCATTGATTGAACAAGGAGTTGTACATAATACACCCAACGCAATTAGACAGTCGATAAACTTTTGTTGTACAGGGTTTGAATACCGTACTTCTCTAAAcaattatacatattataATACCCCTAATAATAACTTAAATGGAAATAACAacataaataatgatataaaagGAATTAAAGAAACTCAAGAGATATTGGTGGCAAGATTATTATACGAAGGAGACTTGAGAAATGTATTAGTTAGAGTATGCAAAGAAGTTGTAAGAAGTGGAAGTGTTAGGCTAATGCAAAACGCGGTTGAATTGCCGAATTTATCTAAACTGCTGTTGGATATAATAAAGGCGGAAAATTACATTAACGAGGTTCTGTTGAACCCCCAAGGACTGCTTTCAAACTCCTTACAGAAGGTCATTAACTGTATAATCTTGAAATTTCCAGAAGAGCTCTGGAATTTGTATGATGGAGTTGGCGACAAATTGGAATGCTACTcaaaaaattcattaataacACTTTTAATGAGTTTGAAAGATAGAATTAGAAGCACTCCACTTCCGAgagttaataataatagcCCTAGAAGTATGGAAAGCAAGAATACTGTTTTGGAGAGGTATATAGAGAGTGTAATGGAATGTTATCGAATAGAAGGATACAAAGTGCCGTATATTATAGCACATTTCctcaaaaatattaaaagcgtttaa
- a CDS encoding uncharacterized protein (Tap579b07.q1c.C.cand.84 - score = 88.73), which translates to MLGNNSDSTINDLDLNCSSIDEVKQLRGRLSLKLLMTLDPYIETILHQTPFVTGYHMTSQDKWSRMGIEGFLYVVTRTKSPKHSFILVNKKSENHLIEYLTPEFQMNSSGNFIFYRSLDITKNFLNNLQGLWFFDENECKTTYEKLGEITNRKSTLEFNFNSINSLCSELSDSNDFDTTTESKPDTSATSQIKSIGSFILNAINFNKSSSNYDVKTGTEPTGDTISITKNIFKTNETSKNGEVEKKAEKMEVEGKNVHGKQLMSLLKPNKNEEKSPKLQPKSEPKSPVNKVASPENQTIKVTYQNLKKAVSEVVQSEEFISLIWKKLSQHNP; encoded by the exons ATGTTAGGAAATAACTCAGATTCCACAATAAATGATCTAGACCTTAATTGTTCATCAATTGATGaa GTAAAACAATTAAGAGGAAGATTAAgcttaaaattattgatgaCTTTGGACCCTTATATAGAAACAATTCTACATCAAACGCCTTTTGTTACTGGTTATCATATGACTTCACAGGataa ATGGTCGAGGATGGGAATTGAAGGTTTTTTATATGTGGTAACGAGGACTAAGAGTCCTAAACATAGCTTCATTCTGGTTAATAAAAAGTCAGAAAATCATCTCATCGAGTACTTAACGCCAGAATTTCAAATGAATTCCAGTGggaattttatattttatcgCAGTTTAGATATTACGAAA AATTTTCTGAATAATCTTCAAGGATTATGGTTTTTTGATGAAAACGAGTGTAAAACAACGTACGAAAAGCTTGGTGAAATTACCAACAGAAAGTCAACTCTAGAGTTCAATTTCAACTCTATAAATTCACTATGTAGTGAACTCAGTGATTCAAATGATTTTGATACAACCACTGAATCCAAACCA GATACTAGTGCAACAAGCCAAATAAAATCTATTGGATCATTTATACTTAATGCTATAAACTTTAATAAATCGAGTTCTAACTATGATGTTAAAACGGGCACTGAGCCAACAGGTGATACAATCAGTATTACTAAAAATATCTTTAAAACTAATGAAACAAGTAAAAATGGAGAAGTGGAGAAGAAAGCGGAGAAAATGGAAGTAGAGGGAAAGAATGTTCACGGAAAACAACTAATGAGTTTACTAAAACCAAATAAAAACGAGGAAAAATCGCCTAAATTACAACCTAAATCCGAACCAAAATCGCCAGTAAACAAGGTTGCATCACCTGAAAATCAAACAATAAAAGTAACATACCAAAACTTAAAGAAAGCAGTTTCTGAAGTAGTACAATCTGAGGAATTCATTTCActaatttggaaaaaattaagTCAACACAATCCATAA
- a CDS encoding uncharacterized protein (Tap579b07.q1c.C.cand.85 - score = 30.22): protein MNRIINSTIKNIKLNIVNNISKPTNKQSLFHLYIWLVGPEGRGKTTLIHGILDHLKNSRTESHITTYFDFNNVKDFNFQEGMNFRDWWNLSMMTYELNPKSFGVSKQGNFNSAQLFLLFINSVACRIDMENCQNITPPSSSITGQWVISYMLETIKLMMREEKMNWIFCNDGIDHLVSSPFLSDRGLVFLSNLLLNLQIASLPSVFISNDSTIPLLLTNKHYEKLFSNNGNNPMSINRIYDSNNFIFHQVDEISQEEAMNYLSSKLEFGEKFIKCIWKITGGNLSLINKVLEDYEEFVKKVSLGTVQQILSGSKSLVDDEYFPINKSKHEQISYLREEQFKLFLKTLHHDTFNSVIYRYQSDIIKFENMMNGFLSSVPIEEMKLNMKNLVHFKVVVFETIRYLLNKKWLRVKDNVTINNRIILGLIEANILYYEIPSMMLEFKNSLVKYLLNSYIQIQYGNKTLYIKWL, encoded by the exons atgaatagaataataaattcaactataaaaaatataaaattaaatatagtCAATAATATATCGAAACCAACAAATAAACAGAGTTTGtttcatttatata tttGGCTGGTTGGACCAGAAGGTCGTGGAAAAACTACATTAATACATGGAATCTTGGATCACTTGAAAAATAGTAGAACAGAATCGCACATCACAACATATTTcgattttaataatgtaaaagattttaattttcag GAGGGAATGAATTTTAGAGACTGGTGGAACTTGAGTATGATGACTTATGAGCTAAATCCCAAATCATTTGGAGTCTCTAAACAAGGAAATTTCAACTCAGCACAACTTTTCCTACTTTTTATCAACTCTGTCGCCTGCCGAATTGACATGGAAAATTGCCAAAATATCACACCTCCGAGTAGTTCAATAACAGGACAATGG GTAATATCGTATATGCTCGAAACCATAAAGCTAATGATGAGAGAAGAGAAGATGAATTGGATATTTTGTAATGACGGAATTGACCACCTGGTCAGTTCACCGTTTCTCAGTGATAGAGGACTGGTATTCCTTTCAAACTTGCTACTAAACCTACAAATCGCATCACTCCCTTCAGTGTTCATCTCCAACGACTCAACCATTCCTTTACTTCTAACTAACAAACATTATGAGAAGTTGTTCAGTAACAATGGAAATAATCCAATGAGTATAAACAGAATCTAtgattcaaataattttatcttcCACCAAGTAGATGAAATCTCACAAGAAGAAGCTAT GAACTATTTGAGCAGTAAATTGGAATTTGGTGAAAAGTTCATAAAGTGCATTTGGAAAATTACGGGCGGGAATCTGAGTCTAATAAACAAAGTTCTAGA AGATTATGAGGAGTTCGTTAAGAAAGTTAGTCTGGGAACAGTCCAGCAAATACTCTCTGGATCTAAA agTTTGGTGGATGATGAGTATTTCCCgataaataaatcaaaacACGAACAAATCAGTTATCTAAGGGAGGAGCAGTTCAAGTTGTTTCTGAAAACACTTCACCACGACACTTTTAACTCAGTAATATATAGATACCAATCA GATATAATAAAGTTCGAGAATATGATGAATGGGTTCCTGAGTAGTGTGCCAATTGAGGAAATGAAGCTGAACATGAAGAATTTAGTCCATTTCAAAGTCGTG GTGTTTGAAACTATAAGATATCTGTTGAATAAAAAGTGGCTCAGAGTCAAGGACAACGTGACAATCAATAATAGAATCATACTG ggGTTAATTGAAGCAAACATATTATACTATGAAATCCCGTCAATGATGTTGGAGTTCAAAAATTCACTGGTTAAATACTTGCTAAACTCGTATATACAAATCCAATACGGTAACAAAACATTATACATAAAATGGTTATAG
- a CDS encoding glycosyl transferase, putative (Tap579b07.q1c.cand.71 - score = 17.58;~SMART pfam:Glycos_transf_1 (PF00534) at aa 189-357, E()=4.40e-34), translating to MAEVKKRPISVLIVTEYFFPTIGGVERHVYKLAEYLIKFGLKVVIFTRNFGNRRVGIRYLSNGIKVYHHWNVMFLPPSTTPTFFDAFPYYRSVLIRENVDIIHMHMASSRYKGEFELCANLLDYRLIFTDHSLFSMCDIGPVFLNEYTRMFSIFDDHMVAVSNKHRENMVLRSYIDPRKISVVPNALESDDFKCNEEPLLKDKIVIVYISRLCERKGIDLLTQVVPIVCKKHDNVDFIIGGGGPKLSMLRGMVDKHYLHDRVKILGYIPTHEVNKVLRQGHIFLNTSQTESFCIALLEAASSGLILVSTDVGGIPEVLPHDIILLSEYDPVAISNKIDEAISMLQTADTSSYHQRVKQMYSWESVAKKTLMLYYDVLNKPRMTFREKLYKLLRKKKIGGTNIHTLILFRVLSFYSFDHFIHFLGHIRVPFPKVFPYTIKYKNLTMTLGVILSWHQIGLRRIEKIKKTR from the exons ATGGCCGAGGTTAAGAAGAGACCAATTTCTGTTTTAATCGTTACAGAATACTTTTTCCCTACAATCGGCGGAGTTGAGCGCCACGTCTACAAACTAGCTGAATACCTTATAAAATTTG GCCTGAAAGTCGTTATTTTTACGAGAAATTTTGGCAACAGAAGGGTAGGAATAAGGTACCTGAGCAACGGAATCAAGGTCTATCATCACTGGAATGTCATGTTCCTCCCTCCATCAACCACTCCTACATTTTTTGATGCCTTTCCCTACTATCGCAGTGTTTTAATCAGAGAGAATGTTGACATAATACATATGCACATG GCTTCGAGTAGGTACAAGGGTGAATTCGAGCTGTGTGCTAATTTGTTGGATTACagattaatttttactGACCACAGCCTATTTAGTATGTGTGATATAGGTCCCGTGTTTCTAAACGAG TATACGAGGATGTTTTCAATCTTCGATGACCACATGGTTGCAGTTTCAAACAAACACAGAGAAAACATGGTTCTAAGATCATACATAGATCCGAGGAAAATTTCCGTCGTCCCCAATGCATTG GAATCAGATGATTTCAAGTGCAATGAGGAGCCTCTCTTGAAGGATAAAATAGTAATTGTGTACATTAGTAGATTATGTGAACGGAAGGGAATTGACTTACTGACTCAAGTTGTTCCAATAGTTTGCAAAAAACACGATAACgttgattttattatcg GAGGTGGAGGACCTAAGTTATCTATGTTGAGAGGAATGGTGGACAAGCATTATTTACACGACAGGGTTAAGATTTTGG GTTATATCCCAACACATGAAGTGAACAAGGTTCTGAGACAAGGACACATTTTCCTCAACACATCTCAAACTGAATCTTTCTGTATAGCTCTCTTGG AAGCTGCTTCCAGTGGACTAATACTGGTATCGACTGATGTTGGCGGAATTCCTGAA GTTTTACCTCATGATATAATTCTTCTCTCTGAATACGATCCAGTGGCAATTTCTAATAAAATCGACGAGGCGATTTCTATGCTACAGACTGCTGATACTTCCAGTTATCACCAGAGG GTTAAGCAGATGTATTCGTGGGAATCAGTAGCCAAGAAAACC TTGATGTTATATTATGATGTTTTAAATAAGCCGAGGATGACATTTCGTGAGAAgttgtataaattattgagGAAAAAGAAAATCGGAGGTACTAATATACACACTCTAATTCTGTTTAGAGTTCTTTCTTTCTATTCTTTTGATCACTTCATACATTTTTTGGGCCATATACGAGTACCTTTTCCCAAGGTATTTCCTTACACtattaaatacaaaaatttaACTATGACATTAGGAGTGATATTGAGCTGGCACCAGATTGGTCTGAGAAGAAtcgaaaaaataaaaaagaCTAGATAA
- a CDS encoding uncharacterized protein (Tap579b07.q1c.cand.70 - score = 32.63), whose protein sequence is MFHGFITKNKKKHILERRVYEYLETCQCVKFTGILAKGENILNVSKNGDLILLTGKSWVILLSKEYDLLNPHISSSTFHGIYSFLDALSGSCCCDYNLIASSIAPQSRMSVKKLDYKTRCTSSLWYSDDNSIFLTSGDYKIDVWDADEFEIAYSFSDLSSLVSSVTLSNQNSAYPQIIAGLSCGSITLCDTRHASASIFCKPSFSSPLTCIKSLKHNENQLIATYDNLLMLVWDLRRFNKPLHKITNADKCRNDPIIWGCTVNSSSQNSVTRVLHEKVSADFKYEDDLWNYIRDHGSAPKKSKSLSLPIRKNSFMDPTIKHRRVLSSDHSINYSRYLDDKLMNSVKYTNGDFNGIEKEYKNKQLKKRIELNLQHTPPNFAPDNSNSIKSQMVPDKRSEVCTDIQISDHDFNIYIAHKGGIIECYNSNTFKLLKTINVKEFDSSMSNGTTKSHDQKIKIQLMSEDSVLAFNNMDLVGFVNLRNDQLIKYILVESKDSPQRTGPNRANQRSFFHDIHFEMGIINELQRFTQNNMPNNHGEQEHRGNEEGNQLDGQDLIAQQEALIRNRHFERQRGNRRAATDAAITRGLSNYSREEIAKDMNIKDISTTPSIREIYVTNGCGQLFEIHTGTT, encoded by the exons ATGTTTCACGGATTTATCaccaaaaataaaaagaaaCACATTTTAGAA AGGAGGGTATACGAATATTTGGAAACATGTCAATGCGTCAAATTTACTGGAATTCTCGCAAAGGGagagaatattttaaatgtttcTAAGAATGG AGATCTTATCCTTTTGACCGGCAAATCCTGGGTTATTCTGCTAAGCAAAGAATACGACCTCTTAAACCCGCATATTTCTTCGAGTACCTTCCATGgaatttattcttttttagATGCACTATCGGGCTCATGTTGCTGTGATTATAACCTTATAGCATCTTCCATTGCCCCGCAATCTAGGATGTCGGTTAAAAAACTAGATTACAAAACAAGATGCACATCCTCGCTTTGGTACTCAGACGATAATTCCATTTTTTTAACGTCCGGAGACTACAAAATTGAT GTTTGGGATGCAGACGAGTTTGAAATAGCTTACTCATTCTCAGATTTGTCGAGCCTAGTTTCCTCAGTAACACTATCTAATCAAAACTCGGCTTATCCGCAAATAATAGCTGGACTATCTTGCGGCTCTATTACATTATGTGATACACGGCACGCTTCAGCTTCAATTTTTTGCAAACCGAGCTTTTCTT CTCCATTGACGTGTATAAAATCCTTGAAACATAACGAGAACCAATTGATAGCGACCTAcgataatttattaatgcTGGTGTGGGATTTAAGAAGGTTTAACAAACCATTACATAAAATCACGAATGCTGATAAGTGTCGAAATGATCCAATAATTTGGGGATGCACAGTCAACTCAT CGTCGCAGAACTCAGTAACAAGAGTATTGCATGAAAAGGTCTCAGCGgattttaaatatgaagATGACCTCTGGAATTATATCAGAGACCACGGCTCAGCCCCAAAGAAATCCAAGTCGCTGTCATTACCCATTAGGAAAAACAGTTTTATGGATCCAACTATTAAACACCGAAGAGTTCTCTCCTCCGACCACTCGATAAATTATAGTCGTTATTTAG atGATAAACTTATGAATTCTGTAAAATATACGAATGGCGATTTTAATGGTATTGAAAAGgaatataaaaacaaacaattaaaaaaaaGAATAGAATTGAACTTACAACACACTCCCCCG AATTTTGCCCCTGACAATTCCAACTCAATTAAATCTCAAATGGTTCCAGATAAAAGATCTGAAGTTTGCACAGATATCCAAATTTCCGATCATGATTTCAATATCTACATAGCAc ACAAGGGTGGAATAATTGAATGCTATAACTCGAATACgttcaaattattaaagaCGATAAACGTAAAGGAGTTTGATTCAAGCATGTCAAATGGAACAACCAAAAGCCATGACCAGAAGATTAAGATCCAACTGATGTCAGAAGATTCAGTTTTGGCCTTCAACAACATGGACCTCGTGGGCTTTGTTAACCTAAGAAATGATCAACTCATTAAGTATATCTTGGTTGAATCAAAAGATTCTCCACAACGAACAGGCCCAAATAGAGCAAACCAAAGATCTTTTTTCCATGATATCCATTTTGAAATGGGCATCATTAATGAATTACAAAGATTTACTCAGAATAATATGCCAAATAACCATGGAGAGCAAGAACATCGTGGGAACGAAGAAGGCAATCAGCTTGATGGACAAGACCTCATAGCGCAACAAGAAGCGTTAATTAGAAATAGACATTTCGAAAGACAGAGGGGAAATCGACGCGCTGCCACAGATGCAGCAATTACTAGAGGATTATCAAACTATTCGCGCGAAGAAATTGCGAAAGACATGAATATCAAGGACATTTCTACGACACCGTCAATTAGAGAAATCTACGTTACTAACGGATGTGGACAGCTTTTTGAAATTCACACAGGTACTACCTAA